One Salinimonas marina DNA segment encodes these proteins:
- the glnS gene encoding glutamine--tRNA ligase — MAETENRPTNFIRQIIDKDLASGLHQQVKTRFPPEPNGYLHIGHAKSICLNFGIAEDYQGSCNLRFDDTNPEKEDISFVNSIQQDVRWLGFEWQGEPCYSSGYFDQLHQFANELIDKGLAYVDFSTHEQMRELRGTLTEPGKNSPYRDTDVDTNRREFAKMTAGEYAEGQCSLRAKIDMASPFMCMRDPVIYRVRFAHHHQTGDKWCVYPMYDFTHCISDALEGITHSLCTLEFQDNRRLYDWVIDNISIDCTPRQYEFSRLNLEYTVLSKRRLIQLVDEQHVSGWDDPRMPTIAGLRRRGYTAGSIREFCKRIGVTKMDNMVEMGMLEACIRDDLNVNAPRAMAVLDPVKIVIENYPEGKTETLHAPNHPNDESMGTREITFSREILIEAEDFREEANKKFKRLVTGKEVRLRNAYVIRAEHVEKDDEGNIITIFCTYDDQTLGKDPADGRKVKGVIHWVDAAAAVPAEFRLYDRLFTVPNPAAEENFVDVINPESLTVKQGVVERTLSTASVDSGAWQFERTGYFCCDKDSTTNKLVFNQTVGLRDTWAKIANT; from the coding sequence ATGGCGGAGACTGAGAATCGTCCGACCAATTTTATCCGGCAGATTATCGATAAAGATTTGGCGTCTGGGTTACACCAGCAGGTGAAAACGCGTTTTCCACCCGAGCCCAACGGCTATCTGCATATTGGTCACGCAAAGTCTATCTGTCTGAACTTTGGTATTGCCGAAGACTATCAGGGCAGTTGTAACCTGCGCTTTGACGACACCAATCCGGAAAAAGAAGACATTTCTTTTGTAAACAGCATTCAGCAGGATGTGCGCTGGCTGGGCTTTGAATGGCAGGGCGAGCCGTGCTATTCCTCAGGCTATTTTGACCAGTTGCATCAGTTTGCCAATGAGCTTATCGACAAAGGTCTGGCCTATGTCGACTTTTCAACCCATGAACAAATGCGTGAGTTGCGCGGTACATTGACCGAGCCTGGCAAAAACAGCCCGTACCGTGACACCGATGTCGACACAAACCGTCGCGAGTTTGCAAAAATGACCGCCGGTGAATACGCAGAAGGGCAATGTAGTTTACGTGCCAAAATTGACATGGCATCGCCGTTTATGTGCATGCGCGATCCGGTTATTTATCGGGTCCGGTTTGCCCACCATCACCAGACCGGTGACAAATGGTGTGTGTACCCCATGTATGATTTTACCCATTGTATCTCGGATGCACTGGAAGGCATCACGCACTCGCTGTGTACCCTGGAATTTCAGGACAATCGCCGGTTGTACGACTGGGTTATTGACAATATCTCCATTGACTGTACCCCTCGTCAGTACGAGTTTTCCCGCCTGAATCTTGAATATACGGTGTTGAGTAAGCGACGTCTGATTCAGCTGGTAGACGAGCAGCATGTGTCTGGCTGGGACGATCCCAGAATGCCGACCATTGCAGGTCTGCGCCGTCGGGGTTACACCGCCGGTTCGATTCGTGAATTCTGTAAACGAATCGGGGTTACCAAAATGGATAACATGGTTGAAATGGGCATGCTGGAAGCCTGTATCCGCGACGACTTAAATGTGAATGCGCCTCGGGCTATGGCGGTGCTGGACCCGGTAAAGATTGTGATTGAGAATTACCCGGAGGGTAAAACAGAAACGCTGCATGCGCCGAATCATCCCAATGATGAAAGCATGGGTACCCGGGAAATCACCTTTAGTCGCGAAATCCTGATTGAAGCAGAGGATTTTCGTGAAGAAGCCAATAAAAAGTTCAAGCGCCTGGTAACCGGCAAAGAAGTCCGTTTGCGTAACGCGTATGTGATCAGAGCCGAGCATGTAGAAAAAGATGATGAAGGGAATATCATCACCATCTTTTGCACCTATGATGACCAGACGCTGGGCAAAGACCCGGCCGATGGGCGTAAGGTTAAAGGCGTAATTCACTGGGTAGACGCGGCCGCTGCGGTACCGGCTGAGTTCCGGTTGTACGATCGTTTGTTTACCGTGCCAAACCCGGCCGCCGAAGAAAATTTTGTGGATGTGATTAATCCTGAGTCCCTGACCGTCAAACAGGGTGTCGTAGAACGCACCTTGTCGACCGCCAGTGTAGACTCGGGGGCATGGCAGTTTGAGCGTACCGGCTATTTTTGTTGTGACAAAGACAGCACTACCAACAAACTGGTCTTTAATCAGACCGTTGGGCTACGTGATACCTGGGCAAAAATCGCCAACACCTAG
- a CDS encoding MFS transporter, with the protein MQTQQPRLHFWQIWNVSFGFLGVQFGFALQNANVSRILSDLGADLHSLSLFWLVAPIMGLLIQPIVGAASDRTWNGLGRRRPFILAGAVAAAIGMLLMPNAPLFVTFMAPMIFGALMLALMDASFNICFQPFRSLVSDMVPSEQRNVGYSIQSLLINIGAVIGSILPFVLTNVVGLENTAQMGEVAPSVMWAFYIGATVLLGTVIWTVIRTKEYSPEDYNRYKGIEAEEVEPKQPMAVRLSNFWKLVVNMPTTMKQLAVVQFFSWFSLYIMWVYTTPAITQHIWNVDKKWFDPAFIATVPMIPDSVVLAKGAAGDWVGILFAAYSVFAAVFSIFLAKLADRFGRKLVYSASLLAGGVGYISFLLFQDLNLVHVNLLITEVEVPVGAVRLLIPMIGIGVAWAAILAMPYAMLAGALPARQTGVYMGIFNFTVAVPQIVAGLCSGSILAYVFDNEAKYIIVVAGVSMLLAAISVFFVKDPKLVTLLYKESCYA; encoded by the coding sequence ATGCAAACACAACAACCCAGACTTCATTTCTGGCAAATCTGGAATGTCAGCTTTGGCTTCTTAGGTGTCCAGTTTGGCTTTGCGCTGCAAAATGCGAATGTTTCAAGAATCTTATCGGACTTAGGCGCCGATCTGCATTCGTTGTCTTTATTCTGGCTGGTGGCACCGATTATGGGGTTATTAATACAGCCCATTGTGGGGGCCGCCTCAGATCGCACCTGGAACGGTCTGGGTCGCCGCCGTCCCTTTATTCTGGCCGGTGCGGTGGCCGCTGCCATCGGCATGCTGCTGATGCCGAATGCGCCGCTGTTTGTAACCTTTATGGCACCGATGATCTTTGGCGCGCTGATGCTGGCACTGATGGATGCCTCCTTTAACATTTGCTTTCAGCCATTCCGCTCGCTGGTTTCGGATATGGTGCCCTCAGAACAGCGCAATGTGGGCTACTCCATACAATCACTGCTGATTAATATCGGTGCAGTGATCGGTTCCATTCTACCGTTTGTGCTGACCAATGTGGTGGGCCTGGAAAATACGGCGCAGATGGGCGAAGTGGCCCCCTCGGTGATGTGGGCATTTTACATCGGGGCCACCGTATTGTTGGGGACAGTGATCTGGACAGTCATCAGAACCAAAGAATATTCTCCTGAGGACTACAATCGCTATAAAGGTATTGAAGCTGAAGAGGTGGAGCCTAAACAGCCAATGGCTGTGCGCCTGAGCAACTTCTGGAAGTTGGTGGTTAATATGCCAACGACCATGAAGCAACTGGCAGTGGTGCAATTTTTCTCGTGGTTTTCACTGTATATTATGTGGGTGTACACCACCCCGGCGATTACGCAGCATATCTGGAATGTAGATAAAAAATGGTTTGATCCGGCCTTTATTGCCACGGTCCCCATGATTCCTGACTCTGTGGTGTTAGCCAAAGGCGCGGCGGGTGACTGGGTGGGTATTCTGTTCGCCGCCTATTCGGTGTTCGCCGCGGTTTTTTCAATCTTTCTGGCCAAGCTTGCGGACCGCTTCGGACGTAAGCTGGTGTATTCAGCCTCGCTGCTGGCCGGTGGTGTGGGGTATATCAGCTTTTTACTGTTTCAGGATCTGAACCTGGTGCACGTGAACCTGTTAATTACCGAGGTCGAAGTACCGGTGGGCGCCGTCCGACTGCTTATCCCTATGATAGGGATTGGGGTTGCCTGGGCGGCGATACTGGCCATGCCATACGCGATGCTGGCTGGTGCGCTGCCGGCCCGGCAAACCGGGGTATATATGGGTATCTTTAATTTTACCGTGGCGGTGCCGCAAATTGTGGCCGGACTTTGCTCGGGCTCTATTCTGGCCTATGTATTTGATAACGAAGCTAAGTACATCATCGTGGTAGCCGGTGTTTCGATGCTGCTGGCGGCAATTTCGGTATTTTTTGTAAAAGACCCGAAGCTCGTCACTCTTCTTTATAAGGAATCTTGTTATGCATAA
- a CDS encoding glycoside hydrolase family 13 protein codes for MQGVLRTLEQTGRLIVLAGWMSLSMAVAAPESGANSTTVVPPTWWTGMHNEQLQLMVRGDNIAHSQVTVDHPSLKIINIASLDSPNYLFIDLDLSEAEPDEFLFTLTKQGVTTGQFTYTLNSRKPGNDRGFDQQETIYLVAPDRFANGDMDNDSIAGLSDKHQPDAPGGRHGGDIQGILNHLDYLQHMGFTQIWSMPLLENAMDSYSYHGYAITDHYRIDPRYGSNSLYRRLSHEAGQRDMGIIMDVVLNHIGSKHPWMDDLPAADWVHHGGEFSPTTHRREALHDIHGVEADKKAFSDGWFVPTMPDLNQQNPFLATFLIQNAIWWVEYAGLSGIRVDTYSYSDKAFLSRWTKALMNQYPQLNIVGEEWTTNPVITSYWQQGSHPADGYQSSLPSVMDFPLQQALVNALTNEESWGSGLIELYGILASDALYGDPYNLVTFTDNQDMSRIFTQLEENYALRDMAMTYLLTSRGIPQIFYGTEVLMANPGTDQHGIIRSDFPGGWPHHQQHAVTGEGLDPQQQKAQNRLRTLLAFRQQHPEAVTGNYLHYVPEAGIYVYFRLDPQGMPVMMGGLNKNADVSELQLERFSPQLSRITQLTRLKRQQDRCCNGRLTVSAGAKCYSMAAAIT; via the coding sequence ATGCAGGGCGTTTTGCGCACACTTGAACAAACCGGTAGGTTGATTGTTCTGGCTGGCTGGATGTCATTGAGCATGGCGGTAGCCGCCCCTGAGTCCGGTGCCAATAGCACCACAGTCGTCCCGCCCACCTGGTGGACGGGCATGCACAACGAACAACTGCAGTTAATGGTGCGCGGCGATAATATTGCCCATAGCCAGGTAACGGTAGACCACCCCTCGCTGAAAATAATTAACATTGCTTCTTTGGATAGCCCGAATTATTTATTTATCGATCTTGATTTGAGCGAGGCCGAACCAGACGAATTTTTATTCACTCTCACCAAGCAGGGCGTCACCACCGGCCAGTTCACCTACACGCTCAATAGCCGGAAGCCCGGCAATGACCGCGGGTTTGATCAGCAGGAGACCATCTATCTGGTAGCGCCTGACCGTTTTGCTAATGGCGATATGGATAATGATAGTATTGCCGGTCTTAGTGACAAGCATCAGCCAGACGCCCCCGGCGGCCGCCACGGTGGCGATATCCAGGGCATCCTCAACCATCTGGATTATTTGCAGCATATGGGCTTTACCCAAATCTGGTCGATGCCATTGCTGGAAAATGCCATGGACAGTTACTCCTATCATGGCTATGCCATTACCGATCATTACCGTATCGATCCACGGTACGGATCGAATTCGCTGTATCGCCGGTTAAGCCATGAGGCCGGCCAGCGTGATATGGGTATTATTATGGATGTGGTGCTCAATCATATCGGTTCCAAGCATCCGTGGATGGATGATTTGCCTGCTGCAGACTGGGTACATCACGGCGGGGAATTTTCGCCCACCACCCATCGACGGGAAGCCCTGCATGATATCCATGGGGTCGAGGCCGATAAAAAAGCCTTCAGCGATGGCTGGTTTGTTCCCACCATGCCAGATCTTAATCAGCAGAATCCGTTTCTGGCCACTTTTCTGATACAAAATGCCATATGGTGGGTTGAATACGCCGGACTAAGTGGCATTCGGGTGGATACCTACTCCTATTCAGATAAAGCATTTTTGAGTCGCTGGACCAAAGCCCTGATGAACCAATACCCGCAACTGAATATTGTCGGTGAAGAATGGACCACAAACCCGGTGATTACCTCGTACTGGCAGCAAGGCTCTCACCCGGCCGATGGTTATCAGTCATCGTTGCCCAGCGTCATGGATTTTCCACTGCAGCAGGCCCTGGTTAATGCATTAACCAATGAAGAAAGCTGGGGCAGTGGCCTGATTGAGCTCTACGGCATACTGGCCAGTGATGCCTTATATGGGGACCCGTATAATCTGGTGACCTTTACCGATAATCAGGATATGAGTCGAATTTTTACTCAGCTGGAGGAAAATTATGCGCTGAGGGATATGGCCATGACCTACCTTCTGACCAGCCGGGGGATCCCGCAGATTTTTTACGGTACCGAGGTGCTGATGGCTAACCCTGGTACTGACCAACACGGTATCATCCGCAGTGACTTTCCCGGCGGCTGGCCTCATCACCAGCAACATGCAGTGACCGGAGAAGGTCTGGATCCCCAACAGCAAAAGGCGCAGAATCGCCTGCGTACTTTGCTGGCATTTCGACAGCAGCATCCCGAGGCAGTCACCGGTAACTATTTGCATTATGTGCCCGAAGCGGGAATATATGTGTATTTCAGGCTAGACCCGCAAGGCATGCCGGTTATGATGGGGGGGCTGAATAAAAATGCTGATGTTAGCGAGCTACAGCTGGAACGTTTTTCGCCCCAGCTTTCCAGGATTACCCAGCTTACCCGCTTAAAAAGACAACAAGACCGTTGCTGCAACGGCCGCCTCACTGTCAGTGCCGGCGCAAAGTGCTACAGTATGGCTGCTGCAATAACGTAG